From Gracilinanus agilis isolate LMUSP501 unplaced genomic scaffold, AgileGrace unplaced_scaffold40483, whole genome shotgun sequence:
TCACCGGCTcgcctttctctccctttctcccggGCGCGCCTTTGATGCCAAAGTCTCCTCTGCTGCCCTGCGGGGTGCCAAGACAGCCTGGTTGTGGCTCGGGAAGAGGGTCCCCCCTCGAACTCAGGGCCACGGGAGAGGCCGCCGCCTCACGTGTTCCCTGGCCCAGGGCCCGAGGGGCTCGCAGCCGGACGCTGGCGGCGGTCTCTGCGGGGCTCAGCCCGAGGGGGTATCTCAGAAATGGGGCGACAGGCCCAGCCTGCTCTCTCAGGGCTCCCCACCTGGTCTCTCGGGCCCCCCAAACCCCTGTGCCCGGCCCCCCGCCGATGGCTGGATGAGGAATCccggggaggaagggaggaaactgaggctcggcaGGAGGGGCCCCTCTTTGAGGGAGGCCCGGGGGGGGGTACTGTACTTTGGGGGGGTACCGTACCTCGGGGCCAGCGGGGCCCGGCTCGCCTTTTTCTCCCTGTGAATAAGCAGCGCTGGTGAGCGGCCCCCCAGCATGAGAGGAGCCCCCGCCCGGCAGGGGTGCTTCCTGCGGAGGGGGGGGCTTTGGCTGTCCCCCACTCCTCTCCCcgtcctccttccttcctcatccttAGCAAAGCAGCGGGCAGGGCAGGGACCGGGACCGAGAGCCCCGGGCTGCGAGTGCGAGTACAGGACGTCGGGCCGTCCGGGGGCTGCGCCCGCTCTGACAGCGAGGGGTGGAGGGGCGCCGAGGGACAGCCATTGTGGGCCCCCCAGAGGGGCATTTTGGGTGTTGGCCCGCCTTGCTCGGGTCGGTTTTTAGGGTCCACAATCTGGAGGGGGCGGCAGGGCCTGGCCGAGCTCTGCGGGACCCCAGAGCGGCTGCGGCCTTGGCCCGGGCTGGGGCCCCCCTCCGCCCCCCGAGAGGCCCTGGGGCCCCGTGGGAGGTCTCGGGGTTCTGCTCCCCCAACCGGCCAGACCAGAGACTGCGACTCACCGGCTCTCCGCGCGGCCCCGGGTAGCTGAAGCCAGGCCGCCCTCGGTCTCCCTGCACGAAGACACAAAGGCCCAGAGTTGGTGCCCTGCCAGCGGAGGCGCCGGACCGCCTGGGGGCAGCATCGGGGAGGGTGCCCGCAGGCATCGCCCAGTGCCAGGCAGGGCGCCGTGGgcgggagggagggggaggggagaacacTAATGGAGGCCGACATTTGTGCCAGGCTCAGCCGGGCGCTCAGACCTGGGGAGCTCGCCAGCCTCCTTTTAGGGAGCACTCCAGAGCGGGGGAGGGCCGGCCCGGGCCACACAGCCCCCCGCCCGCCCCAGTCTTACGATCAGTACTGCGGATGGCTTCCAAGACTGAAGGGCGGGAAGGGCCGGCCAGTGGGGTGAAGTGACCCGCCCAGGGCCACACGGCCTCACCCAGCCGAGGTGTGCCagccttctcctccctccctcagaGGAACGGAAGCCGGGCACTCGGGGCTCTCGCACTCTCCCAGCGGATGGGGCGTCGCAGGCCGTGCCAGGCGGGCACTGCCACCAGCGGGCAGCCGTCTGAACCTACCTTGGGTCCTGGAGGTCCCGACTCTCCTCTGGGACCAGCGTCCCCGGGGTCCCCGCGCGATCCCTGGGGAAGGGGCGGAGAAGAGGCGGGTGAGGGGCCCCTCGCCACGTGGCGCTCTAGTGGGGTGCAAAGTCCCCCAGAGCCGCCCAGCGCCTCCCCGTCCTCTATGTGTCTCTCCCGGCCTGGGACCTCCTCCGGGGGCTCTTGGGGTGCGGGAGTCAGGAAAGGGGGGCAGCAGACAGGACAACATGGGGGCGCCGGGACTAAGAATGAGGGGTGTCTGGGGATAAACGTGGGGCGTGCTGGGGAGCCGAGAGCCATCTATGGCCACGGTGGACAAGCCGGTGCAGGATCCCGACTTGGCAGGGAGGGGCTGCCACAGGGCAGGGTGGGGGGTTGGGCCTGATGGCCGCAGTGTCGGGGTATCCACTGGGCCTGTCCAAGGGGAGGGGGGCCATCCTGCTCCAGAGAGGTGCCCGTCATCCCTCCTGGCTCCCCAAGGCCTTCCCTGGCCCTCGCCTCATCCAACACTGCCCGGGGGGCCGGGGGTCTCGTGGGGGGGCAGCGAGCCCCCGCAGAACTCACCTGCTTCCCGGGCTCCCCAAGGCTCCCCTGAGGTCCTCTGGGCCCAGGCATGCCACGGTCACCCTGGCGGGGAGAGAACAGGGCACGGGCCCCGGCCGTCACCCCAGTTCCTTCCACCAGCCCCCCTCCCAGGACAGGAGGGGGCAGACACCCCCAGGAGGCcggggggttgggaggaggacGCTGGGCGTCCATCTGCTTGACCAGGCCTGCGACTTCTCTGCCACAGGGAGCATCCAAAGACGTCCGATGGGGACGTTCTCTCTACTGGGACGAGGGGGCGCTCTCTGCCCCTGAGAGTCTTAGGCCCTGCCCGGGGCACTGAGAGGTAGTGGCAAGGGGGGGACtcgaacccagggcttcctgacccCCAGTCTGGTCCTCTAATCAATAGGCCACCCGGCCTCTCTGGTGGGACATCTGACCTCCGTCGAGACTCAGCTGCCAGGAGACTTTTCCCAGCAAGGCAGACCCGAGGCCCCCCTTTCCCTCGACCTTCCGTCTCCCCCGGGGCATCGGCCCTTCCCCATCCTCCTGGCAAAGGCTGCCCTCGCCCCCTGCCCACCCCAGCTGGCATGGAGCAGAGAAGAGCAGGCAGGTGGGCACCAGCAAGGCAGGGCGCGGGCTGAGCGCACTCACCTTGGCCCCTTTGTTTCCAATTTCTCCTGCCAGGCCTCTGGGTCCCTCGGGGCCGGGGTCTCCCTGTCAGGAAAGGCCCCCCCATAAATGCCAGGGAAACGCTGGGCCAGCGGGTGGGCACGGGCGGGGTTTCTGGGGGGTGGGCGAGCCTCGCCTCTCTACAGGACGATCCGAAGGCTCAGGGACGGAGCTTTGCTTTTGGGGGTTGGGCTTCTCCCGCCCCCAAGCTGGGGGTGACGGGAGTCTCACCCCGAGAGACCTGGGAGGGCTGAAAGGCGAGTGCCCGGGGCTCTTCCCAGACTCCTGGCAGA
This genomic window contains:
- the LOC123255169 gene encoding collagen alpha-2(VI) chain-like, with protein sequence GDPGPEGPRGLAGEIGNKGAKGDRGMPGPRGPQGSLGEPGKQGSRGDPGDAGPRGESGPPGPKGDRGRPGFSYPGPRGEPGEKGEPGPAGPEGSRGDFGIKGAPGRKGEKGEP